From one Triticum urartu cultivar G1812 chromosome 3, Tu2.1, whole genome shotgun sequence genomic stretch:
- the LOC125543380 gene encoding probable aquaporin TIP4-2: MPKIALGHRREASDPGCLRAVLGELVLTFLFVFVGVGSAIVGGQAVAAGGDTSAALIAVALGHALVVAVFATAGFHISGAHMNPAVTLSLAVGGHITLIRAGFFVLAQMLGSSLACILLRALTGGLVTPVHALAAGVGPIQGVVAEVVFTFTLLFTIYAAILDPKSSAPGFGPLLTGLLVGANTIAGGALTGASMNPARSFGPALASGNWANHWVYWVGPLAGGPLAVAVYEFIFTVPATHQQLPTVE, translated from the exons ATGCCGAAGATAGCGCTGGGCCACCGCCGCGAGGCGTCCGACCCCGGCTGCCTCCGGGCCGTGCTCGGCGAGCTCGTCCTCACCTTCCTCTTCGTCTTCGTCGGCGTCGGCTCCGCCATCGTCGGAG GACAAGCAGTCGCAGCCGGAGGCGACACGTCGGCGGCGTTGATCGCGGTGGCGCTGGGCCATGCGCTGGTGGTGGCGGTGTTCGCAACCGCAGGGTTCCACATCTCCGGCGCCCACATGAACCCAGCCGTCACGCTCAGCCTCGCCGTCGGCGGCCACATCACCCTCATCCGCGCCGGCTTCTTCGTGCTCGCCCAGATGCTCGGCTCCTCCCTCGCCTGCATCCTGCTCAGGGCCCTCACCGGCGGACTG GTCACTCCGGTGCACGCGCTGGCGGCGGGCGTGGGCCCGATCCAGGGCGTGGTGGCGGAGGTCGTCTTCACCTTCACGCTGCTCTTCACCATCTACGCCGCCATCCTCGACCCCAAGAGCTCCGCGCCAGGGTTCGGCCCGCTGCTCACCGGCCTCCTCGTCGGTGCCAACACCATCGCCGGCGGCGCGCTCACCGGCGCGTCCATGAACCCCGCGAGGTCCTTCGGGCCGGCGCTGGCCTCCGGAAACTGGGCCAACCACTGGGTCTACTGGGTCGGCCCGCTCGCCGGCGGGCCCCTCGCCGTGGCCGTCTACGAGTTCATCTTCACCGTCCCGGCGACGCACCAGCAACTTCCAACGGTGGAGTGA